In Henningerozyma blattae CBS 6284 chromosome 6, complete genome, the following are encoded in one genomic region:
- the TBLA0F02810 gene encoding DUF5137 domain-containing protein (similar to Saccharomyces cerevisiae Anc_7.495 (Scer_YGOB_Anc_7.495); ancestral locus Anc_7.495), with amino-acid sequence MEGSNGESECDAFEQYYLDRQDALQNSAVQKKEQNTLEYSNEHLQIQAEEIYLRSIPNQALPKMKPIPTPNGQRQVERRNLENDESLESNTSINSSTKRRRHDE; translated from the coding sequence atgGAAGGAAGCAATGGTGAATCTGAATGCGATGCATTTGAgcaatattatttagataGGCAAGATGCGCTCCAAAATTCAGCtgttcaaaaaaaagagcAAAATACCTTAGAATATAGTAATGAACATCTTCAAATACAAGCGGAAGAAATTTACTTGAGAAGCATACCTAATCAAGCTTTACCAAAAATGAAGCCTATACCAACTCCAAACGGTCAACGGCAGGTTGAAAGAAGGAATcttgaaaatgatgaatctTTGGAATCAAATACAAGCATAAACTCATCTACTAAAAGAAGAAGGCATGATGagtaa
- the TBLA0F02840 gene encoding TLC domain-containing protein encodes MNFLVKNKTGSACFENTNKYLENARYSDPFLKYSWFPNSTNLFYLHLHEIITTFSVYQFISTIVAPITCSVIFGKYYNGLYHKTIQLNFDLHMVSMFQCLISFTCIIITWGIPVTDINPIAYTDQISSLVGALTMGYFLWDIVQGMTHIHTYEIEYILYAMGAFALTLITFNPFVQPWISTFLAYETSTPFTNINWFIIALTKNYPNHNLIPNWINYLNATLLVTVFVLTRLVWGPYQQFLLLQQLYQHKRDLPAFKTTLLIVIMTMMNGLNVYWFSKMVRIVRKLSRKQLLFKLKKP; translated from the coding sequence ATGAATTTCTTAGTTAAGAATAAAACTGGTAGTGCATGTTTTGAAAATACCAATAAATACTTGGAAAATGCTCGATATAGCGAcccatttttaaaatattcgTGGTTTCCAAACTCCaccaatttattttatttgcaTTTACATGAGATCATAACCACTTTTTCAGTTTACCAATTTATATCAACTATAGTAGCACCAATCACTTGCTCTGTCATATTTGgcaaatattataatggTCTCTATCATAAAACAATTCAACTTAACTTCGACTTACATATGGTTTCAATGTTTCAATGCCTAATATCATTTACatgtataataataacttggGGGATCCCTGTGACAGATATTAACCCTATTGCCTATACAGATcaaatttcatcattagtAGGTGCATTAACCATGGGCTATTTTCTTTGGGATATAGTCCAGGGGATGACACATATACACACTTACGAGATAGAATATATTCTATATGCTATGGGTGCGTTTGCTTTAACATTAATTACTTTCAATCCTTTCGTTCAACCATGGATCAGCACGTTCTTAGCATATGAAACTTCCACGCCTTTTACCAATATTAATTGGTTCATCATTGCATTgacaaaaaattatccCAATCATAATCTCATACCCAATTGGATTAATTACCTCAATGCTACCCTATTAGTAACGGTTTTTGTCCTAACAAGATTGGTATGGGGGCCCTATCAACAATTCTTACTGTTACAACAACTATATCAACACAAACGAGATCTGCCAGCATTTAAGACAACTTTATTGATTGTGATAATGACAATGATGAATGGCTTAAATGTCTATTGGTTTAGTAAGATGGTGCGCATCGTCAGAAAACTGAGTCGCAAACAACTTCTCTTCAAACTGAAAAAACCTTAA
- the ECM27 gene encoding Ecm27p (similar to Saccharomyces cerevisiae ECM27 (YJR106W); ancestral locus Anc_7.498), which translates to MDFLLKLAHPELLYANLTGVFNFILPSIFHIILSFILLGICASDFLCSNVATITDSRNQSTTGTLMSILLSWCNSSPDLFSTFISWTSSSPKLIAENDLENSNAILLSIGEVIGACGIILCVVIGSIFIIISNVHLDISDSQRFTILIDLVISYFAIYSLFTICYRNKINFLDCIVMLTLYLIYLFTKLKLKHTKDNSSSNRNNVDQEQGNIPNANSYEVTDDEGNFPSYVKPNIITAMDFNNLLSILENSTTSSIGGSSFLGGTELITLEERPSATSSVNMLLDTPSSRPASAPTIHEISNKYSDNLPTIYNPPNTSPGSFAPYYDTPKSNTPNKNIITTDTIVTTTLPKRKTRLRKFKKSFNRKLLPHLANFNNKSKIDKFLSIITIPFVIILRLSAPQFDSIIDYNTESKKFNYYSNDLIFLLIQSIICPIFTQVLLFSLIAKKLSLIFWIINFIIISILLILTLNFIRKLIKFNKFSLTLSDNNAFMIQERETDYRNLETLHRLITVIFLAIGIINSILWIAIFANSLIEILEKYQEITGISKAILGLTIFAWGNSISDLLSNIAMCKLYKKLPEHDQESISKMATKFFIISCGSCLGGVLLNSMGGIGFSALISILFVKKYNDGNWWFLRSIELVQARTEAVDSEIDSQASGPLMDKKFLVSCIFITLQIIYLGVFFGSPKSIRKKFVSNMKFIGISMCSIWGIATLINVILEVYS; encoded by the coding sequence AtggattttcttttaaaattagcTCATCCAGAGCTATTGTATGCTAATTTAACAGGAGTATTCAATTTCATATTACCAAGTATATTTCATATCATTCTTTCATTCATATTATTGGGTATTTGTGCCTCGGACTTTTTATGCTCTAATGTTGCCACTATTACAGATTCTCGTAACCAGAGTACAACAGGAACCTTGATGAGTATTCTATTATCATGGTGTAATTCATCTCCTGATTTATTCTCTACTTTTATCAGTTGGACTTCTTCATCACCCAAACTCATTGCTGAAAATGATCTTGAAAATTCAAACGCAATATTGCTGTCGATAGGTGAAGTCATTGGAGCGTGTGGTATTATATTGTGTGTCGTTATAGGTTccatatttattatcatctcTAATGTTCATTTGGATATTTCTGATTCACAAAGGTTTACTATATTGATTGATTTAGTTATATCCTACTTTGCGATATATTCTCTTTTCACAATTTGTTATAGaaacaaaatcaattttttggaTTGTATTGTGATGTTGAcattatatttgatttatttgtttacaaaattgaaattgaaacatactaaagataattcttcatcaaatagAAACAACGTTGATCAAGAACAAGGCAATATACCGAATGCCAATTCATACGAAGTCACTGATGATGAGGGGAATTTCCCAAGTTATGTGAAGCCAAATATTATCACAGCAATggattttaataatttgttgTCAATTCTGGAAAATAGCACAACAAGTTCCATTGGAGGAAGTTCATTCTTAGGGGGTACAGAACTAATTACTTTAGAGGAAAGACCTAGTGCAACATCTTCAGTTAACATGTTGTTAGATACTCCTTCTTCAAGACCAGCCTCAGCACCAACTATTcatgaaatttcaaacaaATATTCAGATAATCTTCCAACTATCTATAATCCACCCAATACTTCTCCAGGTAGTTTTGCCCCATATTACGACACCCCAAAGAGCAATACCCCcaataagaatattatcACTACAGACACTATCGTTACCACAACTCTTCCCAAAAGGAAAACAAGACTGaggaaatttaaaaaatcttttaaccgaaaattattaccacATTTAGCAAATTTCAACaataaatctaaaattgataaatttttatcaattattacaatACCATTTGTGATTATTCTTCGTTTATCAGCTCCGCAATTTGATTCAATTATTGACTATAATACTGAAtcgaaaaaatttaattattattctaatgatttaatatttcttttaattcaatcaaTAATATGTCCGATTTTCACTCAAGTATTACTTTTCTCATTAATtgctaaaaaattatctttaattttttggataataaattttatcatcatttcaatcctattaattttaacattaaactttattagaaaattaatcaaattcaataaattttcattgaCTTTAAGTGACAATAACGCTTTCATGATACAGGAAAGAGAAACAGATTATAGAAATTTAGAGACGTTGCATAGATTAATTacagttatttttttagcaATTGGTATAATAAATAGTATCTTATGGATAGCTATTTTTGCAAATTCATtgattgaaattttagaaaaatatcaagaGATAACAGGAATTTCAAAAGCAATTTTAGGTTTAACGATTTTTGCATGGGGTAATTCTATCAgtgatttattatcaaatattgcCATGTGTAAATTATACAAGAAGTTACCAGAACATGATCAAGAAAGCATTTCTAAGATGGCCACGAAATTCTTTATAATCTCTTGTGGGTCATGTCTTGGTGgtgttttattaaattcaatgGGTGGTATTGGGTTCAGTGCTTTGATATCTATATTgtttgttaaaaaatacaaCGATGGCAATTGGTGGTTTTTAAGATCAATAGAATTGGTTCAAGCAAGAACAGAAGCAGTAGATTCAGAAATTGACTCACAAGCATCCGGTCCCTTGATGgacaaaaaatttttagtttCATGCATCTTTATTACACttcaaattatatatttaggTGTATTTTTTGGTTCCCCAAAATCAATTAGAAAGAAATTTGTATCAAACATGAAATTCATTGGTATTTCAATGTGTTCTATTTGGGGTATTGCAACATTAATTAATGTGATTTTAGAAGTATATTCATAA
- the CPA2 gene encoding carbamoyl-phosphate synthase (glutamine-hydrolyzing) CPA2 (similar to Saccharomyces cerevisiae CPA2 (YJR109C); ancestral locus Anc_7.494), translating into MTEPLSPSIYNMASYNPSLIPGIEKVLIIGSGGLSIGQAGEFDYSGSQAIKALKEANKFTILINPNIATNQTSKLLADKVYYLPVTPEYITYIIEKEKPDSILLTFGGQTALNCGIELHDSGVFNKYNIKVLGTPINTLKTSEDRDLFAKALNTINIPIAESIACNSIEDSLIAANKIHYPVIVRAAFALGGLGSGFASNDIELKQLASQSLSLSPQILVEKSLKGWKEVEYEVVRDNAGNCITVCNMENFDPLGVHTGDSIVLAPSQTLSDEEFHMLRSAAIKIINHLGVVGECNVQYALSPNSLDYRVIEVNARLSRSSALASKATGYPLAYTAAKIALGYNLPELPNPITKTTVANFEPSLDYIVCKIPKWDLSKFQHVDKHIGSSMKSVGEVMAIGRNYEEAFQKALRQIDPSILGFQPSNEFGSNLDNALKYPTDRRPFAIAQALIVENYSIEKLHELTHIDNWFLFKLENLSKMYKYLQTLTFKDLNHEILLKSKKLGFSDKQIVTLIKKDTTQLNELHIREKRKSFNIIPFVKKIDTLAAEFPANTNYLYTTYNATKNDVSFDDNGIMVLGSGVYRIGSSVEFDWCAVNTVKTLREQNLKTIMINYNPETVSTDFDEVDKLYFEELSFERVLDIYEIENSKGCVISMGGQLPQNIALKLYETDIVNILGTSPVDIDNAENRHKFSSILDSIKVDQPAWNELTSLESAKSFANKVQYPVLIRPSYVLSGAAMNVVYNDKDLIEKLTMASDISPDHPVVMTKFIENAYEIDVDAVAYKGSVLVHAISEHVENAGIHSGDATLMLPPQRLSTTLQATLKTVADKVAKAFNITGPFNMQIIHDPHSTNGNNCKVIECNIRASRSFPFVSKVLGVNFIDIAVKAFLGEKYIPKPVDLMQDKKYDYVGTKVPQFSFTRLAGADPFLGVEMASTGEVAAFGKNLIESYWTAIQSTINFHVPLPGDGILLGGDEFSFNSLADIVSIISKLGYKLFVTNDKIKEALKFYSNGVDINILNFPINDKKAIRELFQNNNIKSVYNLTKSRANSIDDVNYLMRRNAIDFGISLFNEPNTAILFTKALKEKIQEKLTTLNSLQATIPEEVRSWDEFVNI; encoded by the coding sequence ATGACTGAACCATTATCCCCTTCCATCTATAATATGGCGTCATACAATCCTTCTCTAATACCTGGCATAGAAAAAGTATTAATTATTGGCTCAGGTGGTCTTTCCATTGGTCAAGCTGGTGAGTTCGATTATAGTGGTTCTCAAGCCATTAAGGCTTTAAAGGAAGCCAATAAATTcacaattttaattaatccAAATATTGCTACAAATCAAACTTCTAAACTATTGGCTGATAAAGTGTACTATTTGCCTGTTACTCCAGAATATATAACTTACATCattgaaaaggaaaaacCTGATTCCATCCTGTTAACCTTTGGTGGCCAAACTGCTTTGAATTGCGGTATTGAATTACATGATTCAGGAgtttttaacaaatataatataaaagtCTTGGGGACACCAATCAATACATTGAAGACTTCAGAAGATCGTGATTTATTCGCAAAGGCCTTGAATACAATTAATATCCCAATTGCTGAATCAATTGCTTGCAATTCTATTGAAGATTCATTAATTGCCGCtaataaaattcattatccAGTAATTGTTAGAGCTGCCTTTGCCTTAGGTGGTCTTGGTTCAGGTTTCGCTTCAAATGATatagaattaaaacaattggCATCTcaatcattatcattatctcCACAGATCTTGGttgaaaaatctttaaaaggCTGGAAAGAAGTGGAATATGAAGTCGTTAGAGATAATGCAGGGAATTGTATTACTGTTTGTAATATGGAAAATTTTGATCCATTAGGTGTTCATACTGGTGATTCTATTGTCTTAGCACCATCTCAAACTTTATCTGATGAGGAATTTCATATGTTAAGATCTGCTgctattaaaattattaatcatttAGGTGTTGTGGGTGAATGTAATGTCCAATATGCATTAAGTCCAAATAGTTTAGATTATAGAGTTATTGAAGTCAACGCAAGATTATCTCGTTCATCTGCCTTAGCTTCAAAAGCTACTGGTTATCCATTGGCATATACTGCTGCTAAGATCGCACTTGGTTATAATTTACCTGAATTACCAAACCCAATTACGAAGACAACAGTTGCTAATTTTGAACCTTCTTTAGATTATATTGTTTGTAAGATTCCAAAATGGGATCTTTCTAAATTCCAACATGTAGATAAACATATTGGTTCATCAATGAAATCTGTTGGTGAAGTCATGGCTATTGGTAGAAATTATGAAGAAGCCTTCCAAAAAGCGTTAAGACAAATCGATCCATCAATCTTGGGTTTCCAACCATCAAATGAATTCGGCTCCAATTTAGATAATGCTTTAAAATACCCAACTGATAGAAGACCATTTGCCATTGCTCAAGCTTTAATTGTAGAAAATTATtccattgaaaaattacatgAATTAACTCATATCGATAATTGGTTCTTATTCAAATTAGAAAACTTATCCaaaatgtataaatatttacaaactTTGACATTCAAAGATTTAAACcatgaaatattattgaaaagcAAAAAATTAGGGTTCTCAGATAAACAAATCGTCACATTAATCAAAAAAGATACTActcaattaaatgaattacaTATTAGAGAAAAGAGAAAGTCCTTTAACATTATTCCATTTGTTAAGAAAATTGATACCCTTGCTGCTGAATTTCCAGCTAATACTAATTATTTATACACTACCTATAACGCTACTAAAAATGACGTTTCTTTTGATGATAATGGTATCATGGTATTAGGTTCTGGTGTTTATCGTATCGGTTCTTCAGTGGAATTCGATTGGTGTGCTGTTAATACTGTAAAGACATTGAGAGaacaaaatttgaaaacaaTTATGATTAACTACAACCCAGAAACAGTTTCTACAGATTTTGATGAAgttgataaattatattttgaagaattgtCTTTTGAAAGAGTCCTAGATAtttatgaaattgaaaactcTAAAGGTTGTGTTATTTCAATGGGTGGCCAATTGCCACAAAATATtgctttaaaattatatgaaaCTGATATTGTGAACATCCTCGGTACATCTCCAGTGGATATTGATAATGCTGAAAATAGACACAAGTTTTCTTCTATCTTAGATTCCATTAAAGTTGATCAACCTGCTTGGAATGAACTAACTTCACTCGAAAGTGCTAAATCATTTGCTAATAAAGTTCAATACCCAGTTTTAATTCGTCCTTCTTATGTCTTATCAGGTGCTGCTATGAATGTTGTTTATAATgataaagatttaattgaaaagtTAACTATGGCTAGTGACATTTCTCCGGACCATCCAGTTGTTATGACTAagtttattgaaaatgcaTACGAAATTGATGTGGATGCAGTAGCTTATAAAGGTAGCGTTTTAGTGCATGCCATCTCTGAACATGTTGAAAATGCTGGTATTCATTCAGGTGATGCTACTTTAATGTTACCACCACAAAGACTTTCTACCACTTTGCAAGCTACCCTCAAGACTGTTGCTGATAAAGTTGCCAAAGCTTTCAATATTACTGGTCCATTTAACATGCAAATTATTCATGATCCTCATTCTACTAATGGAAATAACTGTAAAGTTATTGAATGTAATATTAGAGCTTCAAGATCTTTTCCTTTTGTTTCAAAAGTTTTAGGCGTTAATTTCATTGATATTGCTGTTAAAGCCTTTTTAggtgaaaaatatatcccAAAACCAGTTGATTTGATGCAAGATAAGAAATACGATTATGTTGGTACAAAGGTTCCacaattttcttttacaaGATTAGCTGGTGCTGATCCTTTCTTAGGTGTAGAAATGGCATCTACAGGTGAAGTTGCTGCCTTTGGTAAAAACCTAATTGAAAGTTATTGGACTGCTATTCAAAGTACCATTAACTTCCATGTCCCATTACCAGGTGATGGTATTTTACTTGGTGGTGATGAGTTTTCATTTAACAGTTTGGCTGATATTGTATCTATTATCTCTAAACTTGGTTATAAGTTGTTTGTTACcaatgataaaattaaagaagcTCTAAAGTTTTACTCTAACGGTGTTGATATtaacattttaaatttccCAATTAATGATAAGAAAGCTATTCGTGAATTATTCCAAAACAACAATATTAAATCCgtttataatttaactAAATCAAGAGCTAACAGTATTGATGATGTTAACTATTTAATGAGAAGAAATGCCATTGATTTTGGTATCTCATTATTCAATGAACCAAACACAgctattttatttacaaaagcattgaaagaaaagattcaagaaaaattaactaCTTTAAATTCATTGCAAGCAACCATTCCAGAAGAAGTAAGATCATGGGACGaatttgttaatatttaa
- the TBLA0F02830 gene encoding TLC domain-containing protein (similar to Saccharomyces cerevisiae YJR116W; ancestral locus Anc_7.500) — MSSNVTIAVEKIAESTTNNNGFEVDPAIAVYQLTDPLLKFSWYPESESLYLKHLHEIAFSFAFYLFIHIFIAPYLNHLIFGKNYTSIQNRKSKMDFDVHIVSMFQAFISVAIVLPVIRLPVDLNVATFQNEWCSMVSSVSVGYFIWDFIVCVSNYNIYGLEFLAHAIGSLYCIGISLYPFVQNWVPKFLIVEASTPFVNVNWFISQLLRYKVKVPVWLNVINGVLLMTVFFSIRIVWGFTAIGYLSKQIWITRYQVPIVHTFLILLLNTLFNCLNLFWFSKMIRIVKKMAMGSKKETKSSKRD; from the coding sequence ATGTCATCAAATGTTACTATTGCAGTAGAAAAGATTGCTGAATCAACTACAAACAACAATGGGTTTGAAGTTGATCCTGCTATTGCAGTGTATCAACTAACAGACCCGCTACTAAAATTTTCATGGTATCCTGAATCTGAATCCCTATATCTAAAGCATTTGCATGAAATTGCGTTCTCCTTTGCCTTTTATTTGTTCATCCATATATTCATAGCACCATATCTAAATCATCTAATATTTGGCAAGAATTATACATCTAttcaaaatagaaaatcaaaaatggATTTTGATGTCCATATAGTATCCATGTTTCAAGCATTTATCTCAGTGGCCATCGTATTACCTGTTATTAGATTACCAGTTGACTTAAACGTGGCAACGTTTCAAAATGAATGGTGTTCTATGGTAAGTTCTGTAAGTGTTGGTTATTTCATCTGGGATTTTATCGTCTGTGTTTCAAACTATAATATATATGGGCTTGAATTCCTAGCCCATGCAATTGGATCATTGTATTGTATTGGTATTAGTTTATATCCATTTGTTCAAAATTGGGTTCCAAAATTTTTGATAGTGGAAGCTAGTACACCATTTGTTAATGTCAATTGGTTTATTTCTCAATTGCTCAGATACAAGGTTAAGGTTCCCGTTTGGCTGAACGTTATCAATGGGGTTTTATTGATGACTGTGTTTTTCTCTATTAGAATTGTTTGGGGGTTCACAGCAATTGGTTATCTATCAAAGCAAATTTGGATTACAAGATATCAAGTCCCTATTGTACATACCTTTTTGATACTCCTATTAAACActcttttcaattgtttgaATCTATTTTGGTTCTCAAAAATGATTAGAATTGTCAAAAAGATGGCCATGGGTAGCAAGAAAGAGACTAAATCTTCCAAGAGAGATTGA
- the STE24 gene encoding zinc metalloprotease (similar to Saccharomyces cerevisiae STE24 (YJR117W); ancestral locus Anc_7.501): MAIFETLQTAFDSADIPWKSIITLFTVGQFAFETYLTLRQYKALNIKTLPPVLKHEIDQDTFDKSRRYSKAKAKFSIFSDVFGLFQNLFFIKYDVLPKLWNTSVMLATNYLPTRFAPVSTIAQSLCFLGLMTNLSNIIGLPLSYYHHFVLEEKFGFNKLTVKLWIQDMIKSNCLATLIGGPVLYLFLWIFDKFQSNFLWYICLFIFVVQILAMTIIPVFIMPLFNKFTPLEDGKLKKSIEDLASSVNFPLDKIFVIDGSKRSSHSNAYFTGLPFTSKRIVLYDTLVKESTVEEITAVLAHEIGHWQKNHVLNMVIFSQIHIFVIFSLFTSVYRNNSFYNSFGFFIGEKTDEFLLEKMVSSFSSKNSTVLTSTFPTIIGFMLFNDLLTPLDCCMQFGISLLSRWQEYQADAYAKSLKFTHHLSRALINLQIKNLSTMNVDSLYSSYHYSHPTLAERLSALGYVSEKKKE, encoded by the coding sequence ATGGCTATCTTCGAGACACTTCAGACTGCCTTTGACAGTGCAGACATCCCATGGAAATCCATCATCACATTATTCACAGTTGGCCAATTTGCCTTCGAAACATATTTAACTTTACGCCAGTATAAGgctttaaatattaaaactcTACCACCAGTATTGAAACATGAGATCGACCAAGATACCTTCGATAAATCAAGACGTTATTCTAAGGCAAAGGCCAAATTCTCTATATTCTCAGACGTCTTTGGCttgtttcaaaatttattctttattaagtACGATGTATTACCTAAATTATGGAATACCAGTGTTATGCTAGCAACCAATTATCTACCTACTAGATTTGCCCCAGTCTCTACAATTGCCCAAAGTTTATGTTTCTTAGGATTAATGACAAATTTGTCTAATATCATTGGCTTACCGTTAtcttattatcatcattttgtcttggaagaaaaattcGGTTTTAATAAGTTGACTGTTAAATTATGGATTCAAGATATGATTAAGAGTAATTGTTTGGCTACCTTGATCGGTGGTCCAGtcttatatttattcttatgGATTTTCGATAAATTCCAATCCAATTTCTTATGGTAcatttgtttatttatttttgtggTTCAAATATTGGCTATGACTATAATCCCAGTGTTTATTATgccattatttaataaatttactCCATTAGAAGATGGTAAGTTAAAGAAATCTATCGAAGACTTAGCTAGCTCAGTTAACTTCCCATtggataaaatatttgttattgATGGCTCTAAGAGATCTTCTCATTCTAATGCTTATTTCACTGGACTACCTTTCACAAGTAAACGTATCGTTCTTTATGATACTTTAGTCAAGGAAAGTACTGTAGAAGAAATTACTGCTGTTTTGGCTCATGAAATCGGCCATTGGCAAAAGAACCATGTTTTGAACATGGTTATTTTCAGTCAAATCCATATCTTTGTCATTTTCTCTCTATTCACCAGTGTTTATCgtaataattctttctACAACTCTTTTGGGTTCTTTATCGGTGAAAAGActgatgaatttttattagaaaaaatggTTTCCTCTTTTTCATCTAAGAATTCTACTGTTCTAACTTCTACATTCCCAACAATTATTGGGTTCATGTTATTCAATGATTTATTGACTCCATTAGATTGTTGTATGCAATTTGGTATTAGTTTGCTTTCAAGATGGCAAGAATATCAAGCTGATGCCTATGCTAAATCTTTGAAATTCACTCATCATTTATCTCGtgctttaattaatttacaaattaaaaatctATCTACTATGAATGTCGattcattatattcaaGCTATCATTACTCTCATCCAACTTTAGCTGAAAGATTATCTGCTTTAGGTTACGTCAGtgaaaagaagaaagaataa